The following are encoded together in the Adhaeribacter arboris genome:
- a CDS encoding M16 family metallopeptidase: MPDYHLYTLPNGIRVLHKQVMHTKIAHCGFILDIGSRDENPDQQGLAHFWEHMAFKGTVKRKSFHILNRLETVGGELNAYTTKEKLCFYASLLESHFEKAFDLLTDITFHSVFPKKEIEKERGVILEEMAMYLDTPEDAIIDEFDNVVFTNHPLGNNILGTKESVSSFTKADFQGFIDQNLSTDSLVFCSVSNWSFEKVLKLAEKFLSEVPRIEKPRKRQPFTVYQPKVVNLEKPISQAHCVIGCPAYSLHDDRRISFFMLSNLLGGPGMNSRLNLAVREKHGLVYTIDANYATYIDTGLFGIYFGTEKKQLKRTTSLVLKELKKLREKPLGTLQLHTAKEQLMGQLAMAEESNMGLMMMMGKSILDLNKVDSLNEIFDQIRRIKAAELTDIANEILREDNLSILNYVPAK, from the coding sequence ATGCCTGATTATCATCTTTATACCTTGCCTAACGGTATCCGAGTGCTGCATAAGCAAGTAATGCATACCAAAATTGCGCATTGCGGTTTTATCCTGGATATTGGTAGCCGTGACGAAAACCCGGACCAGCAAGGCTTGGCCCATTTCTGGGAGCATATGGCGTTTAAGGGTACCGTTAAACGCAAGTCGTTTCATATTTTAAACCGGCTCGAAACGGTGGGCGGCGAACTGAATGCGTATACTACCAAAGAAAAGCTGTGTTTTTACGCCTCCTTACTCGAAAGCCATTTTGAAAAAGCTTTTGATTTATTAACCGATATTACCTTCCACTCCGTTTTCCCGAAAAAGGAAATTGAAAAAGAACGCGGCGTAATTCTGGAAGAAATGGCTATGTACCTGGATACCCCCGAAGATGCCATTATCGATGAGTTTGATAATGTAGTGTTTACGAACCATCCCTTGGGTAATAATATTTTAGGTACCAAAGAAAGTGTGTCCAGTTTTACCAAAGCCGATTTTCAAGGTTTTATCGACCAGAATTTAAGTACCGATTCCTTGGTTTTTTGCTCCGTAAGCAATTGGTCTTTCGAAAAAGTACTAAAACTGGCCGAAAAGTTTTTATCGGAAGTGCCGCGCATTGAAAAGCCCCGTAAGCGTCAGCCTTTTACTGTTTACCAACCCAAAGTTGTTAACCTTGAAAAACCAATTAGCCAGGCGCACTGCGTTATAGGTTGCCCGGCTTATTCGCTCCACGACGACCGGCGGATTTCGTTTTTTATGCTGTCGAATTTGCTCGGTGGTCCAGGCATGAACTCCCGGTTAAATCTGGCGGTGCGCGAAAAACACGGTTTGGTATATACCATTGATGCCAACTACGCCACTTATATTGATACCGGTTTGTTTGGTATTTACTTTGGCACCGAAAAAAAACAACTGAAACGCACCACATCCCTGGTATTGAAAGAGCTTAAAAAGCTTCGGGAAAAACCATTGGGTACTTTGCAACTGCATACCGCCAAAGAGCAATTAATGGGGCAGTTAGCTATGGCCGAGGAAAGCAACATGGGCTTAATGATGATGATGGGGAAAAGTATCCTGGACCTGAATAAAGTAGATAGCCTGAACGAAATCTTCGACCAAATCCGCCGGATTAAAGCAGCTGAGTTAACCGATATTGCCAACGAAATTTTACGCGAAGATAACCTGAGTATCTTAAATTATGTGCCAGCCAAGTAG
- a CDS encoding c-type cytochrome, whose translation MMNKQVILLAAAFSFTFLTGCGSQTKQPGEEFYDPDYRAKADSAYEENQKNQPVAQAQPATRDTNSEKFGPNASTHSAASEAPAAQADKSQASAPGKIAGTTPTEGNSGAAPTQTKPAATGGNFEKGKALLAKSDCLACHKVDQKVVGPAYQDVAKKYEANDKNITYLTNKIIKGGAGVWGDVPMSPHPTLPPADAKAMAQYILSLR comes from the coding sequence ATGATGAACAAACAAGTTATTCTTTTAGCGGCTGCCTTTAGTTTTACTTTTTTAACCGGCTGCGGTAGCCAAACCAAGCAACCGGGGGAAGAGTTTTACGACCCGGATTACCGCGCCAAAGCCGATAGTGCTTACGAAGAAAACCAGAAAAACCAACCCGTAGCGCAAGCGCAGCCCGCTACCCGCGATACTAACTCCGAGAAGTTTGGGCCAAATGCCAGTACGCATTCGGCTGCTTCCGAAGCACCGGCCGCCCAAGCCGATAAATCGCAGGCCAGTGCGCCCGGCAAAATTGCGGGAACTACTCCCACGGAGGGTAATAGCGGGGCCGCCCCGACCCAAACCAAACCGGCTGCAACGGGCGGTAATTTTGAAAAAGGCAAAGCGCTGCTGGCAAAATCCGACTGTTTGGCTTGCCATAAAGTAGACCAGAAAGTAGTGGGACCGGCCTACCAGGATGTGGCTAAAAAGTACGAAGCCAACGATAAAAATATTACTTACCTCACCAATAAGATTATTAAAGGCGGGGCCGGAGTTTGGGGCGATGTGCCCATGAGCCCGCATCCAACTCTTCCGCCGGCTGATGCTAAAGCAATGGCGCAATACATTCTATCGTTGCGGTAA
- a CDS encoding O-methyltransferase: MDFLPPELQQYVENHTSPESEVLKKLNRDTHVNVMKPRMLSGHLQGRFLAMISQMLRPQHILEIGTYTGYSAICLAEGLAEGGTLHTIDVNAELEEMVRRYFAEAGVTNKIKYYLGPALTIIPTLDYTFDLVFIDADKMNNANYFDLVIDKVRPGGFIITDNVLWSGKVTNSNLKTDKDTLAVTEFNRKVHEDPRVENILLPIRDGLLIARKI; encoded by the coding sequence ATGGACTTCTTACCACCCGAACTGCAGCAATACGTTGAGAATCATACTTCGCCGGAATCGGAAGTATTAAAGAAGCTAAACCGCGACACGCACGTAAATGTTATGAAGCCGCGCATGTTGTCGGGACATTTGCAGGGGCGGTTCTTAGCGATGATTTCGCAGATGCTGCGCCCGCAACACATTCTGGAAATTGGCACTTACACGGGTTATTCGGCTATCTGTTTGGCAGAAGGATTGGCGGAAGGAGGCACCCTGCACACCATTGATGTAAATGCTGAATTAGAAGAAATGGTACGCCGCTATTTTGCCGAAGCGGGTGTAACAAATAAAATTAAATACTACCTGGGCCCGGCGCTTACTATTATTCCTACCCTGGATTATACCTTCGACCTGGTTTTTATTGATGCCGATAAAATGAACAATGCTAATTATTTTGATTTAGTAATAGATAAAGTTCGGCCTGGCGGATTTATTATCACGGATAATGTGCTGTGGAGCGGAAAGGTAACAAACAGCAACCTTAAGACAGACAAAGATACGCTGGCCGTAACCGAATTTAACCGCAAAGTGCACGAAGACCCGCGCGTAGAAAATATTTTACTTCCCATCCGCGATGGTTTGCTCATAGCCCGAAAAATTTGA